A genome region from Sardina pilchardus chromosome 22, fSarPil1.1, whole genome shotgun sequence includes the following:
- the LOC134069665 gene encoding cilia- and flagella-associated protein 251, which yields MAARRLWLLGLLVALLSVGVRTQDVAAAEEEEEVAGLEEEAEEVDAGEEEEEEEEAEADEDDDGDGIEDTGDGDEEEEEEEEEEAAEEEDVEEEEEEEEAAAEEEEEEKEEAEEEEEAVEEEEEEAAEEEEEEEEAAAEEEEEEAAEEEEAAEEEEEEEEAAEEEEEEEEEAAEEEEEEEEAAAEEEEGDDEEEEEEEAAEDADEDETDEAAAEDDAEEEEEEEAEAAEEEEEAGEEEEEEAAAEEEDEEHSDDDEAEDAEEEEEAEVEAEAEEEEEEEEEIVPSHYHSGSLCSVCSICETCGNCDNCPCEEGDESDHCQSCDTCALCFMCPLFCETVCAPGGFVDDFTGSIYQSVISLF from the exons ATGGCTGCCAGGCGCTTGTGGCTCCTGGGGTTGCTGGTGGCCCTGCTCAGCGTGGGCGTGAGGACGCAGGACGTGGCCGCcgcggaggaagaggaagaggtggcCGGCCTGGAAGAGGAGGCCGAGGAGGTGGATgccggagaggaggaggaggaggaggaagaggccgaGGCGGATGAAGACGATGATGGCGACGGGATAGAGGACACGGGAGAtggtgatgaagaagaagaagaagaagaagaagaagaggccGCCGAGGAGGAagatgtagaggaggaggaggaggaggaagaggctgctgcagaggaggaggaggaggagaaggaagaggcagaggaggaagaagaggctgttgaggaggaagaggaggaggcagctgaggaggaggaggaggaggaagaggctgctgctgaggaggaagaagaggaggccgctgaggaggaagaggcagccgaggaagaggaggaggaggaagaggcagccgaggaggaggaggaggaggaggaagaggcagctgaggaagaggaggaggaggaagaggctgctgctgaggaggaggagggtgatgatgaggaagaggaggaggaagaggctgcAGAAGATGCTGATGAAGACGAAACCGACGAGGCTGCTGCTGAAGATGatgctgaggaagaggaggaagaggaggccgaGGCGgctgaggaagaagaggaggctggtgaggaggaggaggaggaggctgcagctgaggaggaggatgaagaacaTTCCGACGACGACGAGGCAGAggatgcagaggaggaggaggaagcagaagTTGAAGCAG aggcagaggaagaggaggaggaagaggaagaaattGTTCCGTCACATTACCATTCTGGATCACTCTGCAGCGTCTGCTCAATCTGTGAG ACTTGCGGCAACTGTGACAACTGTCCCTGTGAGGAGGGTGATGAGTCGGATCACTGCCAGAGCTGTGAT acGTGCGCTCTTTGCTTCATGTGTCCCCTCTTCTGTGAGACTGTCTGTGCAccag GTGGCTTTGTGGATGATTTCACTGGATCCATCTACCA GTCGGTCATCTCACTCTTCTGA